In Atopobium sp. oral taxon 416, the genomic stretch GATGGGGCTATCTTTGTTACGCAGGACAAAGTGCTGGTGGCCCGTGCGCCTCGGGTGCCGGTCGGCTCCACCGCGGGCGCAGGAGACGCACTCCTCGGGGCCATCGCCTATGCCTGGGAGCACTTCTACAGCTTTGAGGACACCGCGGTTCTCGCTATCGCCTCCGGCTCTGCCAACGTTATGCAATCAGGCTCACAGAGCGCAGAGCGCTCGGTCATTGAATCGCTGCTCCCCAAGGTCAAACTTGAACGCCCATAGCAGAACCGATCAGTGAAGCTTCTGTACATGTACGATCCTTGCCCGGACCGCATTGCTGCGTATGCCTTCTGCTTTTTTACACAGGAATCAGAAACCTTTTGGTGTTGTACCGAGCCTGAGTGTGCTGTTGACAAGCCCAATCGGAGGTACTTCGTCTTTGGGAAACCCGTGAGATATAGGTTGGCAATAGTCTAAAAGATAAATTTGAGGTATAGTTATATTCTGCTAGTCGGAGGGGTGACAGAGTGGCTGAATGTAACGGTCTTGAAAACCGTCAGACGGCTGAGCCGTCTCGAGGGTTCAAATCCCTCCCCCTCCGCCACATTCCTTCTTTATTTCAAATCCGCATCAAAGCTTTTATGCAACGGAGGGGAAATATATGGCCACTGTTATGATCATCATTGTTATCATCGCTGCGATCATTATTTGGTTCATCGCACTGAGAAATGGCATAATCGAGAAAAACAATCAGTGTGACAATGCTCTGCAGACCATCGATGCGCAGCTTCAGCGCCGGTTTGACCTCATTCCTAACCTTGTGGAGACCGTCAAAGGCTACGCCAAACACGAGAGCCAAACGCTCGAAGCAGTCACCGCAGCTCGCGCAGAGGCAACGTCGGCAATCGACACGTCAGGACGGCTGGCAGCAGACTCCCATCTGACCCATGCGCTGCGTCAGCTCTTTGCGGTGTCAGAGCGTTACCCCAACCTCAAGGCGGACAAGAACTTCCAACAGCTTCAGACAGAGCTGCGCAATACTGAAGACCGCATCTCCTATGCCCGCCAGAGCTTCAATGACTGCGTCCTCAACTACAACAACGCGATCCAAACGTTCCCGGGCAATATTGTTGCAGGCTCCACCTTTAAGAAGCGTGAGGGCTTCGCCGTAGAGGACGGTGAGGCGCGCCAGGCACCAAAAGTGCAGTTCTAATACTCCGCGCGTTCTCAGACAGAGATAGTAAGAGCGAGTCTCCCGCTCCCCATGAGGGGAGCGGGAGACTTCTTTTGTACCGTAATCGGCGGTGAGCCGGTACTGTCCAGTCAGCCGAGGAAGGCGAAGCCGATGCGGTTTTCTATCGTCCGCACAGCTCGGTCAAGTCCTTTACGATGCGTT encodes the following:
- a CDS encoding LemA family protein — encoded protein: MATVMIIIVIIAAIIIWFIALRNGIIEKNNQCDNALQTIDAQLQRRFDLIPNLVETVKGYAKHESQTLEAVTAARAEATSAIDTSGRLAADSHLTHALRQLFAVSERYPNLKADKNFQQLQTELRNTEDRISYARQSFNDCVLNYNNAIQTFPGNIVAGSTFKKREGFAVEDGEARQAPKVQF